The following nucleotide sequence is from Fusarium oxysporum f. sp. lycopersici 4287 supercont2.40 genomic scaffold, whole genome shotgun sequence.
ATGATCGCCCGAATGTGAAAAGGTTCATGACAAATGTTCAGACCGTTATCACTTTGTCCGACAAGCTTAGTACAGCTAGGCAGATATtcagcttcaacaccaaggcaAGCAACTTGTTGGGCGATGTCAACAAGCTCAGGTCGAACTGGGCTTATATCCCTCCAGCCAATGAAATGATCAGCAGGATTCGGAACAACGAGATCAAAGTCGCCAAGGATGTCTTCAAGTTTATGCCTGTCGTTAATGGGATGTCAACTACTTCTAAGAAGGTCGCCAATGAGCTTGCCCCCCTGAAGTCGTTTGCCACTGAATATCTGGCGGATTCCAAAGCTCTTCATGAACTGATCACTAGTATGTTGGCAATTGACTGGGAGAAGGTCAATCAGGCGGAGTTTGATAACGGTGACCAAAGTGGCTATTACGTGCGCAATGGCCTCATCTCGATCCAGGATAACATCAAGAAAGAGTTGGCTGAGGCAGTCAAGGTCTACTTCTGGCTCATTCGGGCAACAGACTCTCAGTTGAAGGACTTCACCCTGACGAATGGTCGCTGGAAGATGGAGTATGGCACCGTGGCTTACCAGCGATGGAGCACCATTGATATTGACATGCCGTGTACCAAGATGACCAGCAAGACGGAAAAGAAGGATGGTCTGACGAAGACATCCAACCAGTATCGGACCTACTGGAAGTGTCACTTTGGTCCACACACGTCTCAGTATCAGGCAGTTCATGTTCCTTATGTGAGGATGTATGAATGATCTGAGGGAGATGTCAGCTTGGTCCAAGCCAGTACACCTGGTCTAGCCTGAACTGGCTATGCAAATCAGGTCATGTCCATGGCTTTCAAAGGCCGTCTTGAAAGGCTCTCAAGGTTGATATTCCATTCCCAAATATTTCAGGGTAGCTTTAGTGTTCAAACTTGATTACAGTACATCAGTCACCTTGACATTGTATTGGTCAATAATGGCTACAATTTAATACGATTTGTGAGAAGATATACTTTTATTGATGTGGTCCATAAGCGTGATCCCGCGCAGTGCTTCATTAAGCAGATGATGCCGTTGTAGCTTGACTGGGAGAAGATGTGGCTGTTGCTGTTTGCGACGCGGTTGCACTGCCACTAggctcatcatcgtcgtcgtctcCAGAACCACTACCGCCACCCTTGACAACCATGGCCTGAACAATCTGGCCAGCCTTGTTAAAGACAATGTTAACAAGAGCACTAAGCTCCTTATACTCATATGTCCTTTGTGTAAGACCGTTGTTCAGAGTCTTCTCATCGCCAGTGAAAGTCATGTTTTGCTTGTAGTTTCCGATAATCGAGCTAACAACATCGCTGCCCGTTTTTGTGACTTCTTGTACAATGTTTCCAAGGTTGTCAATGAGGAAATTGAGTTTCGTGTCGCCCTGGGTGATA
It contains:
- a CDS encoding uncharacterized protein (At least one base has a quality score < 10), with translation MTNVQTVITLSDKLSTARQIFSFNTKASNLLGDVNKLRSNWAYIPPANEMISRIRNNEIKVAKDVFKFMPVVNGMSTTSKKVANELAPLKSFATEYLADSKALHELITSMLAIDWEKVNQAEFDNGDQSGYYVRNGLISIQDNIKKELAEAVKVYFWLIRATDSQLKDFTLTNGRWKMEYGTVAYQRWSTIDIDMPCTKMTSKTEKKDGLTKTSNQYRTYWKCHFGPHTSQYQAVHVPYVRMYE